GTCTGGGTCTGAGGCTCCCGGAGCCCCCACCGTTGGGACCGGGCCTGTGCCCTCCGTGGGTTAGCCCTGCCGAGGCCCAGCGACTGACCCCGGGCTTCCCCTGGGGCGGGCAGGCAGAGCGGGGTAAGTGGGTACCCGAGCGGCGCTCCCAGCAGACTCACACAGAGCTGTCCAGCATCCTGACCATCCACAACGTCAGCCTGCGTGACCTAGGCCCCTACGTGTGCGAGGCCAACAACGGCGTGCAGCGCTTCCGGGAGAGCACCGAGGTCATCGTGCACGGTATGGCCCAAGCTCAGGGTTCTCGTGCCCCACATTGCCTAGGTTGGGGCAGGCATCAAGGGTGGGGAACCAGGGTCCTTGGGCAGTGGGGCCTGGAGTCAGAGGTCATGTTGCACCtgagcaggaggaagggagggtggtgAGCGGAAGGCCCTGCCCAGTTCCCGAGCGCTGGACGGCCCAGCAAGCACCAGTCTGCAGTGTCTGGCTGCTGGGGACGCAGGAGCCGTGCTGCGACTCCCCACCCCCTTTCAGCACTGGTCAGCCCAGGATTTACATTGATGCCTCCTATCTGGCAGAAAAGCCCTTCATCAGCGTGGAGTGGCTCAAAGGACCTGTCCTGGAGGCAACCGCAGGAGACGAGCTGGTGAAGCTGCCCGTGAAGCTGGCAGCGTACCCCCCTCCCGAGTTCCAGTGGTAAGCTCCCCGGCACCTCCCTGCCAAGCCCAGCCCACAGTGGGCCCAGGGATGAGAAAGGCAGTGTCCTTCCTCACCAGAGTCCATGTGCTGAGTCCTGCTGGGGACTTTGTCTTGGGAGACCTCCAATGGGCGTGCACATGAGGCGAGATTCCAACTCCAAGGAGGTGGCCTGCGCTGCTGCCGAGTTGTGAAGAGTTTGAACAACACCCTCAGGCATGGGTGGGTGTGATGGGCACAACATGAGGCGTTGTCTCCTGCTTCCTATGTACCCTAAGCCCACCTGTGCTCTGGGTAACCTGCAGGGCTTGCCCCATGGCAACAGCTTCAGGCTCTCTGGGCCTctttccagctcctgcctctcccaggagCCTCCTGTCCAGAAATCTGGAGATGCTATGTGGCTCTGACCCAGTGTCATGCAGCCCAGCCTTGGGCCGAGCTGGGTTGCATGGCAGTGAGCAGGAGAGCATCCAGGAAGCCTGAGGCCAGGCTGCCAGTCTCTGAGCTGAAAGAATGTTGTACCCCCCGAGCAGAGTGTGCCAGAGGCATTGATGGGACTCTTAGTAGTGGCTCTGACCCCACCAGGTGCTCCCCAGAGAGCTCAGGAGGGCATAGCACCACCCCATACACCCTCAGGCCATGTGAGCCATCCTCAGTCCCAATCCTGATACATTGCACTGTAGTCCAAGCCAGGGAAAGGAACAGCAGTCCAACCTGGGCCTGGAGCTCCTCCTAGTCTGTCCTCCTCCTTCTGACCAAGGGAACCACACTCCTCCCAGCCTGGGGCACCACCCTCCCAGCAGGGCAACAACAGGCCCAGGCATCCTGAGCCAATATCCCTTGCTCTGGCCATAGGTGGAAAAGCAAGCTTTTCCTGGGAGGGTCCTGGTCACCCAAGGCCCAGGATGACCCTTCTGAAGCCACAGATCCTGGGGTCCTCTGGAGACACATGGTGCAGTACAGGGGCCCTTGGGCACGGTCCTGAGGACACTGCTGCTGCCTGGAGCCTCACTCACAGGTGCAGCTCCTGGGGACGTGGGGACCCCCAAGCCACTCGCTGTGCCACATCAGTCTCCAGCCCACTCCCCAGGCAATGAGTCTCACATGGCTTTCCTGCGGGAGCATTCGCAGCATGTGCAGCCCTTCTCCTCCGGCTTGGCCAATACCTGCCTCCAGGAAGCGCTCAGCTGCCCCAGGGCACCAGTGGCCAGCATAGCCCCACAGGTGCCATCTTCCAATGAGGACCACACCAGTACATGGAGGGAAGGCCTCCAGGACAGACAGGCAGGCCACACTTAGAAGCCCCACAGCATGCCCAGCACAATAGCAGTGCCACCTACTGACACTGCTGCAGCTGGGCTCCTTGCCCACTGCAAGGTGCATTTGGTTTCCCCAGTTTTTAGGGGAGGACACAGTAGCTTATGGTGGTGAGGGGTTTGCCTGGGGTCGCAGATCTGGCTGGTGACAGACTCAGGATTGCAGCCTTGTTCGCCAGAGCTAGGCAGACAGCACAGCCTCAACTCCACCCATGCTCTGCCTTGCGTTGTGATCCCAGACCAATCACCTGCCTCTAGTCCCAGCCATGGCATCACAGCGGAGAGTCAAAAGCAGATCCCTACACCGCTCTCGCTTCTGGTCTCTGCCAGAGGGGCATTGCGCCCCTTTCCCAGACCCCACCGTAGCACCTCTCTGGCCGACATGTCCCAAGGGGACCATTTCCCAGCACTCAGGTTGCAAAAAGTCTGGCTCAGGACTGGGGAGGAGCCCCCTTGAGATATGAGGCCTCTGACACCCAGACAGCAGGCACCTAGCTGCAAGGGACCTCCGTGTGCTGGGTACAGCGGTGAAGAAACAATCTCCACCCCCAGGGCTCACAGCTcagtggaggtggggtgggagtggcagCCAACAGCTACACACAGGAACCACTGTTTCTGACTAGGGCTGTCTAATCAAGATGGTGAGTAGGGCTACTCTGATGAGCGGAATAGCCAAACCCCaaggaagcaggaggaaggaaATGTGCTGATTGCCCCGAATGGAGATTGACACGCAAGCAAGGTGCCCAGCTCtagagaaatcaacaacaggCAGATTCGGGAGGCGGGGGGCAGAAAGCCAGGCAGGGACCGCCCCTCGTGGGCAGGATCTGGGCTGTCTTGCATGGGGACTGAATCTTCTTCCCGGGGTCCTGAAGGAGGACAGGACCAACGGACACCCCTGCAGTTGGTCCCCAAGTCAGTGTGGAAGAGCCGCTGCCAAAGACTTGCAGGGGGCAGGACCCTCCTGACTGGGCCTGGTGACCCTGGCTGCAGAGGGCTGGTCATGGCCACAGGCAGGGCAAGGGAGAAGAAGGAGGCTGCCACACACGAGTCATGGTCTCTTCTCACTGTGTGTGAAAACAGTTTGGAGGCTCTGGAAGTGAGTCCAGACCCAAGCCCAGTGCCTGGTGCGGCTGTGGGAACAGGCAGATCAGGCCTGGGACATCACCTCCGCTGCCGGGCCCtctcggcctggcccaggaacaagtgtgcagcagcctggactgcAGGACAAGCCTCAGGGCTCTTACTTCCTTCCTCCCAGCAGTAAACATGAACCTGCCATGGGTTCCACCTCTATGGATTCCACCCACCAGGGATAGCAAAtatttggggaggaaaaaaattgtgtctgtacCGAGTATGTGCAGAATGTTTTATTCTTATTCCCCAAACAATACAGCACAACTTTGCATGGCATTTATATTGTGTTAGGCATTATCAGTCATCCAGTGCTACAATAATTTCACAGGTTCTATGCAGATCCTACATGCCATTGTACATAAGGGACTCAAACAGCAGTAGATTCTGGAATCCAGGAGGGTCCTATGGATTTCAAGGGACAGCTGCATCACAGTTGGAGGGGATGGGACTACCAGCTGGAGCTAAGGCAGGATCCACATGGTCACTGAACTCCCCTCCTGGCCTCTAGGTACAAAGACAGGAAGGCAGTGTCTGGGCGCCACAGTCCACACGCCCTTGTACTCAAAGAGGTGACTGAAGCCAGCGCGGGCATCTACACCCTTGCCCTGTGGAACTCTGCAGCCAGCCTGAGATGCAACATCAGCCTGCAACTGGTGGTGAATGGTACATGGggccgtggccagggctgggcccaggtgtCTGGGGGCAGGCCAGCTGACCAGCCATCTGCCTGTGCCCTGCAGTGCCCCCCCACATCCATGAGAAGGAGGCCGCCTCCCCCAGCATCTACTCCCGCCACAGTCGCCAGGCCCTCACCTGCACCGCCTCCGGGGTGCCCCCGCCACTCGGTATCCAGTGGCACTGGAGACCTTGGACACCCTGCAAGACGTTTGCCCAGCACAGCCTGTGAGTACGGCCATAGCCCCTCTGCTTCCCAGTCCCGatcccagccccaaccccattCACCCACCGCCCACGGAACCCTGCTCTAAACCTGAACCCCATCTTTGCTTGTGTTGCCTGTGCCTTTGAGGATTTATTCATAAAAATCTCCACCCAGATCGTGTCAtgaaactttctctctgttttcttcaaGTAGGTTCTAGAAACCTAGTTTTGGTCTCATATTTAAACCTTTTAATCCATTTGGTTTTTGAAAGaggtgagagacagaggtctAATACCTTCTCTCACATGTGGATTTCTGGTTGTCCATGTCCCATGTATAGAACGGACTGTCTTGTCCCCAGGATGGGTTCCCCAGCAGCTTAGTTGAAGACACATCAGCTGCAGATATGTGGGTTTCTTTCAGGGCTCTGTGGCAGGTGTGTGGATTCTGCCTCCAAGGCTGCATGTCTGATTTATGCCAGTGCCAAGCTATCGTGGTTAAGGGAGCTCAGTAGTGAGCTTTGAGGTCAGCTGTCACGTTGCCCccagctttgttctttctgttcaggatcactttggctattcagggtcttctGTGATTCCACACGAATTttgttataaagatttatttatttattggaaaatcagagctacacagagagaggaacagacagagagagagagaggtcttccatccactggttcactccccaaatggccacaatggctggggctgggccaggctgaagccaggagtcaggagcttcttgtagatctcccatgcaagtgcagggactcaagcacttgggccatcttctgctttctcaggtgcattagcagggagctggatctgaagtggaacagatgagtctggaaccagcacccacatggtggtggctttacctgctatgccacaatgccagcccctccacacaaatttttaaaatgtttatctacTTCCGTGAAGAATGTCtaggattgcattaaatctgtagatttctttagttagtatgggcattttaacaATTTCAACTCATCTAACCTGCTGTAGCCAATCTCTGGCCTCACCTCCCGAGCCaggctcagtctctctctctgtcaatccaAGAAGCCTGGCAggacactggagctgggccagctcaTACCACCTCCTTTGAGAACAAAGTCCCCAGACCCATAATTGCACCATCAGAAGCAGACAAAAGGGCAGGCCTCTATGCAGCAAGGACAGTGCTTGGCCAAGGGGGCAGACCTGGGTAGAGCCGTGACACCTGCACTGAGCTGTGTGGCACACCAGGCACCTGCACACGCTTTGCTAATCCATGCAACTCATAATCCCCcttacagaggaggagacaggcGACTCTCCCGAGGTCCCAGTTGTGAACCACACAGCGTGCTCCTCTGCTGGGACAGGACCCTCCCGAGCTTGCTGTCAGCACATGGACAGACTGAGGGCTCAGACAAGCAgggcgtggggagcaggtgctgagGTGGCTcagtgtcttaaaaaaaaagaaaaaaaaaaagattatttgagaggtggagttacagagagacagagaggtcttccacccgctggttcacccctcagatggcacaacagccacagctgagccaatccaaagccaagaaccaggagcttcttctgggtctctcacgtaggtgcaagggcccaaggacttggaccatcttctactgctttcccaggctggatcagaagtggagcaggcaggacttgaactggcgcccatatgggatgctggcgctgcaggctggggctttaacccattgtgccacagcactggccccaggccagGATCTTGACAGCACCAGGGAACCAGCCAGGGAACTGAGCAGGGGACATGCCAGGGCAGGTGTGCCATGTAGCCAGAGACCCTTGCATCACAGGCCAGAGAAGGACAGAAGCTGGAAACCCAGGCAGGAGGTGAGGACTGCACCTCTGGTGTGGTTGGGGACAGGCTCAGTAGGGGTGACTGTCGGCCTGAAATGTCCAAGGCCCCTAAGGGATTGTGTTGAACCATGTGGGCTGCAGCTTAGCACTGGCCTCTGCAAATGTGCTTCCTTCCAGGGCTCCACTATCATGATCTGTGCCAAGCAAGGGAGGCCTGGGGCCCCCTGCTTGCCTGGTGCTGGCAGACAGGGACCTCTTTTGGGGCCCTGGAATGCCCAACTCATCATAGGAGGAGGCTAGATGTGCAGGGGCTGCACAGCAGCCTGCAGGGGAGCCTGCAGTTCCAAGAAGGGGGAGCGAGGGAGAGCAGGGTGAAATGGTGACTTGGTGAGCTAGGCAGCTCCAAGGTGGAGTGGGCAGGAAGAGGCCAGCAGAAGCAGGATGCAGGGCGCCCACATGAGCACGGGCAGTGCCACAGAAGGGCTGTGTCTGGCATCCTGTGGAGGACAAGGGGCAGGGCACTCCATCCCCCTCACTCACCACGATGGGAGATGAATCTGAAGATGAACCTGACCCCTTTTGTGGGCCTCCCTGCCCATATCCTGCATCCACCCTTGCCTCTCCTGATCCTTGGcagccggcggcggcggcagcgagaccgcatgccacagtgccaggactGGAGGGAGGTGACCACACAGGACGCTGTAAACCCCATTGAGAGCCTGGACACCTGGTCAGAGTTTGTGGAGGGGAAGAACAAGGTACAGTCAACGGTGCCACcaggggggtgggaggagaggggaaggggcctcttctgcctctcttggcttctacctggccagCTAAGGATTAGAGATAGTTCTTGAGGGTCAGGTACCTTTTCTACAACATCTGGGcctcagcccctctgcctgcaTGTGGACGGGGCCTGGCCTTgcctccagctgctgccagcaCAAAGATGCTGAGATCCAAGGTGACCCCAGCTACCCACAGGCCCCAGGGCTAGGAAGGGACTGGGTGGGGGCTGGCCAGGTCTCCATAGAAGGGCTGCTGAGCCAGTGGACCAGCCTGGGGGCAATGCTGACAAGCAGCCAGGCGGGGGAGGGGAATGAACAAAGGCACCCACTTCCTACAGTCACTTCCTGTTTTCCTACACACCTCCAGAGCCTTTTCCTGTTCCAGGCCTGGCCAGGAAGTGCccggcttggggtgggggtgggggtcctagGACATAGGCAGAGCCTGTGgccctctcttccccacccccacccttctcAAGCTTCCTACTCCCTGAGGCCAGAGTCCTTCTGGAATCCTGGGACCACCTTCTCCCCTGGCAAATCCCCAGGACCACAGGAGAGGTGCTGTGGACAGCCCATGGGCCGATGTGGGCACGGCAAGCACAAGGAGCTCACACACTTCGCAGCTGCTGACCCCAGCACAGGAGGGGCTGGACTCTCCGTGCAACCACAGCCTGAAGTGTCGCTCTGGCTTGAGCTGACTCCTTTGGCAAGCAGGCTGCTGACTCCTCCTTAGTGCCAGAGGTCTCTCTGGTCTTCCACGCACTGCCCTCTGACctcagctgcagcctgggccagctATCCATGTGCTGCTCTTGCCTGTGCTGGACAGCCCGAGAGCCTCGTCTTCTCTTCCCAGTCCCGCCTCAGTGCTTCGGTCATCCCTACTCCCAGTGCCTCCACTTCCCCCATTACTCTGGTGGGCACAGCAGGCCCCTGTGCAGACAGGGAGGTCCCGGGAGGGGGACTCAGGAGAAATGGACCCACCTCCTGCCTGTGTTCTGCCCAGACGGTGAGCAAGCTGGTGATCCAAGATGCCAACGTGTCTGCCATGTACAAGTGCGTGGTCTCCAACAAGGTGGGCCGGGACGAGCGGCTCATCTACTTCTACGTGACCAGTGAGTGGCCCGAGAGCCCCCATCCCTTGGGCAGGCCTGGGTGCAGGGTCAGAATCCGGGTGAGGAGGCACTGAGTTTCAAGCAACGGTAGGATGCCCAAGACAGATATCCATGGCCTGCGGGCCCACTGGGTCATCATGGGAGTTGAGATCACCAGCATCTAGACAGGTCCTGGTGCAACAGAGTGGAATGGTACTCTctgccccccagccctggaggctcTGCCCTCAGGGATGTCCTCCTGCTCCCAGAAGCCCCACCTGGCCCTACCTCCCTGTCACCCAACCCACCCCGACCCCAAGCCCTGGAGCCCTGCAGCCCACTGATGTGTTTTGCTCAGAGGAGAGGAGTTCCAGAGTTGACCCAGATTTTCAAATGTGTTAGTGCCCTCAGGACAGCCAAGAAGCCCAGGAGTAGGCAGTCATGGGCCCAGGAGGGTAGATGAGGGCACCTCCAGAGGCATGGAGCCAGAGAGAAGGGGCCACCAGAACCTGACCAGAAGCAGCCAGAGAGACAAAAGGTCATCAGGACGACAGGGCCAAGCTAGTGGGGAAACCACTGCAAGGAGAGGATGATGGCGCAGGGTGTGGTCAGTAGGGAGAAAGACAGTCAGGTCCCGGATGAGTGTGGTGAGAGGCACTCACAGACATCTGGGCTCCGGGGAGAAATGGGGCTTGTCCAGGAGAGAGATGGCGGCAGGAGGGGAGCTACGGGGCTGATTTCCGAGAGGACACCCTGGAGTGGAGAGGGCCCTGCTCCATGTGGTGCACACTCTCTGCTGAGATCTGAGTGAATTCAAAGGCTGACAGGGAAAAGGAACGAGCTCCCAGCAGAGTCACAGGGGTTCCTCTGCCCTCCATAGCCATCCCTGACGGCTTCAGCATCGAATCGGAGCCGTCCGAGGAGCCCCTGGAAGGCCAAGCGGTGCGCTTGAGCTGCCGCGCCGACAACTTCACCTATGAGCACCTGCGCTGGTACCGCCTCAACCTGTCCACGCTGCACGACGCGCAGGGCAACCCGCTGCTGCTCGACTGCAAAAACGTGCACCTCTTCGCCACGCCGCTGGCCGCCAGCCTAGAGGAGGCGGAGCCCGGGGCGCGCCACGCCACGCTCAGCCTGAGCATCCCCCGCGTGGCCCCCGAGCACGAGGGCGACTACGTGTGCGAGGTGCAGGACCGGCGCAGCCGCGACAAACACTGCCATAAGAAGTACCTGTCGGTGCAGGGTGAGGCGCGGGGCGGGGAGCCCTCCCTCACCAGCTCCACCTCATCCCTGTCTTCCTCCCTTGCCCCTCTTCCGCATCATCTGCGCCCAACCCCAAGGTGCTCTCTTTAGCTCTGCTTAGTTCTCTCTCGAccccctgtcccagccctggaagCCCCGCGGCTCACGCAGAACCTGACCGATCTCCTGGTGAACGTGAGCGATTCGCTGGAAATGCGGTGCGCGGTGGCCGGGGCACACGTGCCCAGCATCGTATGGTACAAAGATGAGAGGCTGCTGCAAGAAGAATCTGGTGGGCAGGGTAGCCCCAGGCGGCGGGCAGGGTCTGGCGGTCTGCGAGTCCCACGCGCCAGGACCCGCCTGAGCCCGACCCGCCACTCACCTGCCGCAGGAATCGACCTCGCGGACTCGAACCAGAGGCTGAGCATCCAGCGCGTGCGCGAGGAGGACGCGGGCCGCTATCTGTGCAGCGTGTGCAACGCCAAGGGCTGCGTCAACTCCTCCGCCAGCGTAGCTGTGGGAGGTCCGGCCGCCCCCTCGACCCTCGACCCACGCGCCCTGGTACGGCTCCCCGCGGCCCCTCCTGCGCGCGGCGCGCACCAGAACCTGCCCCTTTCTGCCCATGCAGGCGCCGAAGATAGAGGCAGCATGGAGATCGTGATCCTCGTGGGCACCGGCGTCATTGCCGTGTTCTTTTGGGTCCTCCTCCTGCTCATCTTCTGTAACATGAGGAGGGTGAGtgctcctcccccagctcctaATACGGTCTCCCTTGCCCCTGCGCCCACTGCTGCCAGCCTTCCAAATAGGGTCCCTACCTTGGTTCACCTGGCAGCCTCGTCTCCCTGGAAACCTCCCCCACCTTTCCATACCAGGCTTTAAAGAGACTGGTCTCTGTCCTCTCGAGTCGATGAGAAACCCCAAGGAAGTGCCATCCACTTTGCCCAAACCGCAGTGGAATGGCCAAAGCAAAGAACTGTCTCACCCCCGTCCCCAGCCAGCCCACGCGGACATCAAGACGGGCTACTTGTCCATCATCATGGATCCCGGGGAGGTGCCTCTGGAGGAGCAATGTGAATACCTGTCCTACGACGCCAGCCAGTGGGAGTTCCCCCGAGAGCGGCTGCACCTGGGTGAGGCCAGCGCCCTGTCTGCCcccccccctcccagcccctgcacagtcgagcaggctggagccagaaatcCCACCCTTCTCAGAACTCCTGCCAGGAAGGCCCGCCGGACCCTCACCTGGCTGACCTGTTCATCTGGGCGTGCATCCCCAAAGCCACAGAGCCACGGCCAGGGCTCCCAGTTCCCAGGCCCTGGGGTCACTTCCAGCTGCTCTGAGTTGGGTGGGCCTGTCACACCTGCCTGGAGAGGATGCCGGGGGCTTCCTGTCTGcctgtcctctccctcttttcccatTGCAGCTGCCCGCGCGCTTCCTGTTTGGCGCAGAGGCTCCTGCCCCGGACCCTTGGGACAGGctgcccctgccgcccaccctcaccccccagACAGTTCACCTGGACCCTCCCCTGCCTCCACAGGGAGAGTCTTGGGCCATGGGGCCTTTGGGAAGGTGGTAGAAGCCTCTGCTTTTGGCATCAATAAGGGCAGCAGCTGCGACACCGTGGCAGTGAAAATGCTCAAAGGTGTGGGAACAGCAGGGGGATGGGAGTCAGCAGGCCTGAGGGGtggggggccggggctggggactGTGATGCcagaagggaaactgaggctcagaactAGAATCTCATCCAAGATTCTACAGAGAGATCTGTGAGAGTACAGCCAAGCTCACCCGCTTCCTCggagggtggggggcggggagccagcTGAACATGCTGGGGCCCCAGAAAGAGCCTGACTATGCCTTCAGTAGCGAGGGAGGAGGGGCGTCAGGGATTAGGGCAGAGCCTGGGTCACATGCTAAGGCCCTGTGTTCCCTACAGAGGGCGCCACAGCCAGTGAGCACCGCGCCCTGATGTCGGAGCTCAAAATCTTGATCCACATCGGCAACCACCTCAATGTGGTCAACCTCCTAGGGGCGTGCACCAAACCCAACGGTACGCGTTCCGGCGCCCTGGGAGGAAGCCCAGGCGTCGGGCGCTCGGCGCTCCGAGCGGGAGGAGCCTGCTGGGTTTGAAGGGGCAGGCGGGAATACTGGGTGGGGCATCCTGTCGGGCGAGCGTGTGGCTGCGCACCCGGGGCCCCAGTGCCCTGGGTCACCCAGGGCCGACCCCTCTGCAGGCCCCCTCATGGTGATTGTGGAGTTTTGCAAGTACGGCAACCTCTCCAACTTCCTGCGCGCCAAGCGGGACGCCTTCAGTCCCTTCGCGGTAAGTGGCTCCCCAGTCTGGACGCAGAGCTTCAGGGCGAGCCGGCGGGCGGGGCCCGCGGGTGGCCGGCAACCCTGGGACCCGCCTGGCTTTGTGCACCCGCAGGAGAAGTCTCCGGAGCAACGAAGGCGCTTCCGCGCCATGGTGGAGGGGGCCAAGGCTGATCGAAGGGGGCCGAGAAGCAGCGACAGGGCCGTCCTCGCTAGGCTCCTGATGGGcaagggcggggcagggcgggctcCTCCAGTTCAAGAAGGTAAGAGCCTGGCCCGCCCCTCCAGGGGACGCTGGGGTCTGCGGGACTTCCACGGGAGAGCAGGTCCTGGCTTTCTGCCAAGGAAGGGAAGAATCTGCCCTCAGGGACAGATATCACAGATGTTTGACATCCGGCTTGGGATGAATTGACAGAGTAAGGGAGTAGTCCAGGGCCAAGAAGCAGGTGCAAAGGCCGGGAGGTAAGCAGGTGTCCTGGAGAGAGTGGAGGCTGACAGAGTGCTGGGAGCTTCAGGGACCCAGCTAGGAGAGATGCAGTTGGGTGAGCAGATGTCCCCCTTGGGGCTGGATGAGTAGGGAAGCCAGGACAGAGGTGTCTCCTGAGTCCACCTTCCTTCCCTGTGCAGCTGAGGACCTGTGGCTGACCCCACTGACCATGGAAGACCTTGTCTGCTACAGCTTTCAGGTGGCCCgagggatggagttcctggcctcccGGAAAGTGAGCAtc
Above is a genomic segment from Oryctolagus cuniculus chromosome 6, mOryCun1.1, whole genome shotgun sequence containing:
- the FLT4 gene encoding vascular endothelial growth factor receptor 3 isoform X1, with product MPRGAAPGLFLWLCLGFLDGLVSGYSMTPPTLNITDEVYIIDTSDSLSISCRGQHPLEWAWPGAPAVPATEEKDSEDTGVMRDCEGSDTRPYCKALLLREAHANNTGSYHCYYKYIKARIEGTTAASTYVFVRDFEQPFINKPDTLLVNRKDSMWVPCLVSVPGLNVTLRSQNSVLRPDGQEVVWDDRQGMRVPTPLLRDALYLQCETTWGGRDFLSNPFLVHITGNELYDIQLFPKKSLELLVGEKLVLNCTVWAEFNSGVTFDWDYPGKQAERGKWVPERRSQQTHTELSSILTIHNVSLRDLGPYVCEANNGVQRFRESTEVIVHEKPFISVEWLKGPVLEATAGDELVKLPVKLAAYPPPEFQWYKDRKAVSGRHSPHALVLKEVTEASAGIYTLALWNSAASLRCNISLQLVVNVPPHIHEKEAASPSIYSRHSRQALTCTASGVPPPLGIQWHWRPWTPCKTFAQHSLRRRRQRDRMPQCQDWREVTTQDAVNPIESLDTWSEFVEGKNKTVSKLVIQDANVSAMYKCVVSNKVGRDERLIYFYVTTIPDGFSIESEPSEEPLEGQAVRLSCRADNFTYEHLRWYRLNLSTLHDAQGNPLLLDCKNVHLFATPLAASLEEAEPGARHATLSLSIPRVAPEHEGDYVCEVQDRRSRDKHCHKKYLSVQALEAPRLTQNLTDLLVNVSDSLEMRCAVAGAHVPSIVWYKDERLLQEESGIDLADSNQRLSIQRVREEDAGRYLCSVCNAKGCVNSSASVAVGGAEDRGSMEIVILVGTGVIAVFFWVLLLLIFCNMRRPAHADIKTGYLSIIMDPGEVPLEEQCEYLSYDASQWEFPRERLHLGRVLGHGAFGKVVEASAFGINKGSSCDTVAVKMLKEGATASEHRALMSELKILIHIGNHLNVVNLLGACTKPNGPLMVIVEFCKYGNLSNFLRAKRDAFSPFAEKSPEQRRRFRAMVEGAKADRRGPRSSDRAVLARLLMGKGGAGRAPPVQEAEDLWLTPLTMEDLVCYSFQVARGMEFLASRKCIHRDLAARNILLSESDVVKICDFGLARDIYKDPDYVRKGSARLPLKWMAPESIFDKVYTTHSDVWSFGVLLWEIFSLGASPYPGVQINEEFCQRLKDGTRMRAPELATPAIRHIMLSCWSGDPKARPAFSELVEILGDLLQAGGRQEGEEGCTAPHAGSRSSEEEGSFLQASTTALHVAEADTDDSPPRLHRHSLAARYYNCVSFPGCLVRGTQAQGASQMKTFEEFPMTPTAYKASGDNQTDSGMVLASEELEQIEDRHRPEGGLSCKGPGQAVDVTRGHPGPHGRRRRPDRGAQGGQVFYNSEYGELSRPRDDSDSSPGSASPPFFTDSSY
- the FLT4 gene encoding vascular endothelial growth factor receptor 3 isoform X2 produces the protein MPRGAAPGLFLWLCLGFLDGLVSGYSMTPPTLNITDEVYIIDTSDSLSISCRGQHPLEWAWPGAPAVPATEEKDSEDTGVMRDCEGSDTRPYCKALLLREAHANNTGSYHCYYKYIKARIEGTTAASTYVFVRDFEQPFINKPDTLLVNRKDSMWVPCLVSVPGLNVTLRSQNSVLRPDGQEVVWDDRQGMRVPTPLLRDALYLQCETTWGGRDFLSNPFLVHITGNELYDIQLFPKKSLELLVGEKLVLNCTVWAEFNSGVTFDWDYPGKQTHTELSSILTIHNVSLRDLGPYVCEANNGVQRFRESTEVIVHEKPFISVEWLKGPVLEATAGDELVKLPVKLAAYPPPEFQWYKDRKAVSGRHSPHALVLKEVTEASAGIYTLALWNSAASLRCNISLQLVVNVPPHIHEKEAASPSIYSRHSRQALTCTASGVPPPLGIQWHWRPWTPCKTFAQHSLRRRRQRDRMPQCQDWREVTTQDAVNPIESLDTWSEFVEGKNKTVSKLVIQDANVSAMYKCVVSNKVGRDERLIYFYVTTIPDGFSIESEPSEEPLEGQAVRLSCRADNFTYEHLRWYRLNLSTLHDAQGNPLLLDCKNVHLFATPLAASLEEAEPGARHATLSLSIPRVAPEHEGDYVCEVQDRRSRDKHCHKKYLSVQALEAPRLTQNLTDLLVNVSDSLEMRCAVAGAHVPSIVWYKDERLLQEESGIDLADSNQRLSIQRVREEDAGRYLCSVCNAKGCVNSSASVAVGGAEDRGSMEIVILVGTGVIAVFFWVLLLLIFCNMRRPAHADIKTGYLSIIMDPGEVPLEEQCEYLSYDASQWEFPRERLHLGRVLGHGAFGKVVEASAFGINKGSSCDTVAVKMLKEGATASEHRALMSELKILIHIGNHLNVVNLLGACTKPNGPLMVIVEFCKYGNLSNFLRAKRDAFSPFAEKSPEQRRRFRAMVEGAKADRRGPRSSDRAVLARLLMGKGGAGRAPPVQEAEDLWLTPLTMEDLVCYSFQVARGMEFLASRKCIHRDLAARNILLSESDVVKICDFGLARDIYKDPDYVRKGSARLPLKWMAPESIFDKVYTTHSDVWSFGVLLWEIFSLGASPYPGVQINEEFCQRLKDGTRMRAPELATPAIRHIMLSCWSGDPKARPAFSELVEILGDLLQAGGRQEGEEGCTAPHAGSRSSEEEGSFLQASTTALHVAEADTDDSPPRLHRHSLAARYYNCVSFPGCLVRGTQAQGASQMKTFEEFPMTPTAYKASGDNQTDSGMVLASEELEQIEDRHRPEGGLSCKGPGQAVDVTRGHPGPHGRRRRPDRGAQGGQVFYNSEYGELSRPRDDSDSSPGSASPPFFTDSSY